Below is a window of Komagataella phaffii GS115 chromosome 1, complete sequence DNA.
GTCGATAAGGCGTGGGCACAGAAGGTTGTAGGTCAATTATGGGCATATTTATTTGACGTCGCGATTTAATCAGAATACGATGTTAGAGGCAAGTTAGATTACAGACGATAGGGCAAAAGCTTCCGGTACTATAAAAAAAGATGGCCAGCAAGCTTCTTCTAAGGCCCAGCATTAGAATTAGCGGCGTCCTTTTGATAGGacaaaaattgaaacaaaaaaacTAGGAATTTGACCTGGGTATCTATTTACTTGGCAATCGAAATTGTGCAAAACTTAATTTTCTCCTAGGAGGGGTATTCAACGGGATAGGACTTCTAtcagaaggagaaaataTAGATGATGGAGCCATTGCAACTGATTCAGAGTCATACGTTGCTGATGTTGCTGtagaaaaaattgaagttgaaatcGAACTAGGACTATCCGAAATCGggttggaagatgttgtTCCCATCGAAGACGATAAAGAGGGTTCAGAATCGATACAGTACCCGCTGTCGGTTGCTGAAGTGGAAAGCATTCTGGATAGTCTGGATGGTCTTTTGGCTTGTTTCGTGGTAATTTCCTGGGATTTAACGGGAAGAGGTAACCTCGATGGTAGCGCTGTACCTGGTAACGTTAACATGTTTTGCTCTTTCTGCGCTGTATCCTTCTTACTAAAGTATTCTTTGAGCTGCTCAACATTCTCAATAAGAGATAAAAGAACCAGCTCATTGCTCTCAAAGTTGACCATTAAATCCTCACTGCTGGAGTAGTGGTCCGATTTGAAGAGCACAACCTGAAATATTCTGGCGATATTCTTGCCGTCCATTTTCGTTACTGCTGCCACATCTGGTTGCAAGAGactgttgaaaaattccaaaagatATAACAACAAATGTAGCTGGAACTTGTTTAACGATTCCAGAGTCTCAGCATAACCCTCCCAGtctccaagttcaattAACTGGAGCCTCTGCTGCAAGTTAGTGGATACAAGAGGCAAAGAAAGTCTGGTAATAAATCTTTTCATTATTGTTGCAGCATCAAAGCTGTCAAGATCTAGCCCCTCAAAGGCCAGTTTCTGCTCACTACTGAGTGACTCTTCGATCTCTTTAACTTTTTTCAGGCTCCCACTAACCCTAAAGATCCCTTCTACAGGTTCGTTGTTCTTGATAAACTCACAGGCGTTGTGAAGAATTTCAGGGATCCTCAAATTTAGTGTTTCATCTCCAGACAACTCAAGCTTAACTTCTGCAAACTGCTGATTCTCCAACTCACTCTCTAAAGCATAATCCTCATCTATAGGAGAATGGAGAGCAGCTGAATTTTGCGCTGATAAAGCAAGTGGTCTGAGTTTTGGGATGCTATCATTTGCATCTGTTAACAACAAAGGGTGGGAAATACTTGTGCCGGTTGCAGGAGGAGTAGCTGATGCTCTACGCTTCGATCTAAACAACGGGAAAGTGCGCCGTTGCTCTTTAGTAAACCAAGATTTCAGGCCGTTTACTTTATCTATCTCCATGATAGCCGGAGTGTTTAACCGATGatggaaggaaaaacaaaagtGGCTGACAGTGTTAGAATTGGGGGGCTCCACGAGTGAATCGACGTTGATGAAACAAGACACCTTGAATGCACAATGTTGCAACTATCATGCAGTTATCATGCAGCTATCACGAAAAAAACGAAATAGGGACTTTAATGAAGGCAGATAACCTGTGATTTGATTGAATTCCCAGATGCACAGATTTTCGTGACTCAAACAAGGCTGCAAGTGAAGTGAACGCGGAACTGGAACTCCTGTCATGTTTCAGTGGAGGGTCGTCACACTGAAACGAGCGAGCTTAGGGACATTTTTCACAACAGGAGAAATCTGCCCGCTCATTGACACACCGTTGTAGCCCTCAGGACCGTGCTCTTATTCTTTCTTGGCAGCCCCTTCATGGTAGCTATTAGTACCCGTAAGCACTAGAATCCACAGCTGCGAGATAATCAGTGTGCCAATCTCAGTTTGTAATCCCACAGGtgcttgaaaaagaaaagtgaaaaaatacGTTCAAGAACACTACCTTTAGCATCCGACATCGTCTCTGATGTGCCTTCGCGCATAGATCgaacttcaaactttctGTCCTGGAATCATCGCATCGTGTCTTCCTACAAATGGTCATTTCCACTCCAGAACTGAAGAAATACCTCCATCACAGGATCTCCGTCAAGATAAATGCTGGCCGTCAGATAGAGGGTCTTTTGACCGGGTACGATGTCTTCTTGAACCTGACTTTAGATGATTGTGTTCAAGTTAATCCCAGTAACAGGGCTGAAGATACCCCTGTTGGGTCCTGCGTTCTTAGAGGGAACAGCGTCATTAGCATAGAAGCCCTGGAGGCCTTGTAGAATTGATTGATATGTATTGTATATACAAATAAAAGGTGCCCAGATTTCTGGCTCACCTAAGTCAtacaactttttcaactacAGATTCTCAATTGTAAATCTTGGATAGCCTATCGTTTACAAAGTTCAATATCCCATTGTAAGAACGATTAAACTCTCCATAATCCTGATATTCTGAGAAATCATTTGGCAATACATCTTGTAGACTGTCTTCTGTTACCAAGCTGTGGGTTTCTTGGGAATTCTTGGAGCTTTCGTGGTCACCATTACCAGTCAACAATAATAGGTGATCCAGCACCTTTAGCGACTCATCATCATTGAATAAATATTTTTTGGCAACTTCGGAATCACTGAGTCTCAGTTGACGGATTGCATTGCTCTTGTATAGAATTAACTCCTTAATGAAGTTGCTCAATAACTTCCCCTCCTCTGCATCGCCAGAACCAATTTTGTTTCTCGATTGTCTTGATTTAGTTTGAGTCTTCCCTGATTTGGGGGTAGGCTTGGAATCCACTAGCAGAGTGATCTTTGTTGAGGCCTCAGTAGGGCCCTTGTGTCTGGTTGACGGTTTCTGTTTCCCGTTCGCTCTTTTTGCAACTGGTTTTGGTGGGTTATTCTTCAGATCATCAGTGTCagaattcaaaatatcagAAATGTCCGTTCTGGTCTTGGGTTCAGTCTTGACAGGGGATGATGCAGGAGATTCTGATGGAAATTCTTCTGCTGATTCGGtaccttcttcaaatgatttCTCTGTCTTCCGTTTTTGCGTTCGCCTCTCTGGTTCTTTCcgtttctctttgaattcCGTTTTGCGTTTCTTGCGCTCTTGGATCTTGTCCGTTGGATTCTGTAAAAAGACTTTTCTCTTATTTCGCATGTACTCTCCAAATGAAACCTCTAACGGCGTATCAGCGTctatttcatttctttccCCGTCTGCTGGTGCTTCGACTGGAGGTATCAACGATGAGATGATAGCATAAACTTCGGCCCTGTAGTCGGCGTTTTCAAGCGTGGAAGAGTACAACTGCGACAGATCGTAAAATTTGGCTCCCGAGGAAAGCTGAACGTAATAGTCTTCGCTTCCATCATCCTTTAGGTTTAAAATTTCATGCTGCGTGAATGGCAATTTTCTAATTGACTTGAATGATAGATCCGACTCCATGAAAATGATTAGAATCCACAAGAACCTTTTCACTTTAACCTCGGGAGAAATATCGTCCGACGCAAACACTTCTTGAAATAAGCTTGGTTCAGTGTTATCACCTTTAAGAAATAATTTCCCTATCTGAATTTCCATGCTGGATAGGGAGAATATCAACGTTATAACGTTCAAGCCATTATGAATCGCAGTCTCAGAAGGAGTAATACCCTCACGCTCCTGAACGCGGCTTATTATCCCAGTAAAGAGCTCCTCTAGAGTCATAGGCTGGAATGAAGCGGTGTCATTGATTGACTTCAATATAGATTTCAACCGAGGTGTATCGGGGAGGTTGACACAAGATTGAGGACTTTCGGTATCTCTGTTCTGAGAATCAGGTTCAGGTGAAAAACTGTGAAAATCTAAGCTATTTGGAGTTGATACAATTTCAGCTTCATTTGGTTTTTGTTCAGTTTTTATGGGGTCTAAAACATAGTATTCCCCCAGATATTGCGTTAACTTGGTAACTTGCAATGGGGGAATCGAGTGGTATGTCCGTAGTTGCGAGCGCATCTCGTAGTCAAAGTTGATTGTTGTGTTGAAACGGCCAAAGTTGACCAAGAAGCAAACGCAAACGACACACAGGGCGTAGTTAATATCCTCATCGATCCTTTGCCTAAGTGTTTTACTGAGACGATCtgatttcaacaatgtGGCCAAGTAGAGctcaaaaaagttcaaactGCGACCGTCATGTTCTATTATGTCCCCAGATTCCGGGTCCTTGTATCTGTGGAAGAAACTGGGGAGTTTTaaattttcatcattggtGAAAATTCGGTGGTTGTTAATGAAAAGATGCATCAGAAACTCAAAACGGATGTCCTTCCGCAACAGTGGCTCCCCGTCagcctttttcaaattttttgcCTTGGTTGTAGCCAATTGCTGACGGTGGAGAGCCTTGACTTTCCCCGCTGCATTGGAAGCTGGTGCCTCTGCGATTTCTGAATGTGTCAGAGGATCAACTGGATCACGAAGAGGCAGAGCAGTTGGCAATGTGCTTGAAGCTGAAGCATACTTGCCTTCTGAGTTAGCACTTACGTTATGAGTAGCAAGTTCCGAAGCCCCGTTCAGACCGCCGCTATCCGTGACTGGTTCGTCGTCCAAGAGACGATCAATTTTCATCGAGTCCCGATGCTGATCGTTAGACTTGATGCTGTCATACACAGGATCAAAAGACATTCTATAGTGTGAGAATAGAAGCTTGTGGCTCTGAAGaatgaaaggaaaaggCGGAAGAAGGAGAACGAGACTTTGACGAGGAAAGGAGGAGAGAGGTCCAGGTGATCTGGTCGAAAGGTGAGGGTAAGCCCTGAGCCCCTTCCAAGGAAAGGCTAAAAGTGAAGATAAGTTCGCGACGGGCAGTATATGTTGGATCAGAGATGTTACACTCAAGAAgagggaaaaaagaaaaaaaaattaatcTCTGGAGAAATCGCGCCTCGTACCTATCTCCAAAATAACCTACACCCATCTATACAGCAACGACACAGAGAACAACAAAACAGTAGCACAGCATGAAACTGTATTATTTAGGAGTGATCAAGACCAACAGTGAGAAGGCAGTAGAGTTGAGCCACGCTAAGGATCTCTCTCAGTTTTCCTTCTTCGAAAAGAACGGAGTCTCACAATTTATGACCTTCTTTGCTGAAACGGTGGCCAAGAGAACTCCAGCCGGACAGAGACAGAGTGTCGAGGAAGGAAACTACATTGGACATGTTTACAGTCGATCTGAAGGTATTGCCTGCGTTTTGATAACAGACAAAGAGTATCCAGTTAGACCAGCGTATACGTTGCTGAATAAAGTCGCCGACGAGTATCTGGCAGTGCATCCACCATCGCAATGGGAATCCGTTACGGTCACCACACCTTCATTGGCATATCCCGAGCTAGAACAGTATTTGCGCACCTACCAGGACCCATCTCAGGCAGACTCCTTGTCCAGAGTGCAGAAGGAGTTAGACGAAACCAAGATCGTCTTACATAAGACTATTGAGAGTGTGTTGCAGAGAGGGGAGAAATTGGATTCTCTGGTGGACAAGTCCGAAGCTCTAAGTTCCAGTTCTCGGATGTTTTACAAGCAGGCCAAGAAGACAAACTCTTGCTGTTTAATTATGTAGTTTTAGGGAGGCAAGCCGTGACTTCTTATACCGGTCACAGGAACAAGGTTACGAGGGGATTGCCGTTATGTGTGGGACACTTGCTGCCACCAATATATGAGTCTAATAGTCATTTTAATTAGCTTTCCGTCCTGGTGTCCTCCGCTCGTTGCGATGCTCTGCCATTTACCTGCTCACTCACCTTCGTCTCACAAAAAAAGCCATACCTATAAGATTATCGCGTGCCCTAATAATATCCACTAGATGCATCGGGGATACTTTCCTCAATTTCCACCACCTTCTAGACTTTCACTGTCCATGcaaagcaaaaaaaaatggaaaaaaaaaagttttcttccCACTCCCATACGACTTCAACCCTTCTTGCAGTAGAGTAATAAATTGCCACGTTGCAGGCCTTCATTCCCTCCTAGTGATCACTTCCCACCCAGAGGTTGTGCCTAGAATTTTTTCCTACCGAGGATCGACGCTACAACACCACTCATCACCCGCGACGCCATCCATCCATGCCCCTTGAGATGGATTCTTTCGTCCctctctctttttttccttcccCGGAGTACAAACCACCAAATGTGCCAGAAAGAGTCGAAACTTCGCTTTACTGAGGACGAATGGGCAGATAACAACGCTTCAGCAGAGATCCAGCATCCTTCTGCCACTTCGGTACCAGCTTCGTCGTCGTCTCTGCTCCTTTCACCTGATGTCCAATCTCAGGCGAACATTGGGGCATCACTAGGTTCGGGCATTCCTTTTGTTGAACCTCGAGATGGCATAGGCCTCCCAAGCCCTCTGTTGGCCTCATCAGGATCTGTGTTCTTGGATACGCCGCCTCAAAGACCCATTTCTTCCGTGGGGCTTGCCACCAGTCGCTTGCACGATCATGGTTTTGGAGGTCTGGCTGGATTTGATAGGTTTGGGGGTACCCCAACTGGTAATGTAGCTGGTGCTACCACAACGAATTCAGGTTTTTCGGGCGACTTATTGGGATTCAATTCGTGgatcaaatctttgaattcCAACGAGCAGATCGTCGCTGTGGATCTTTTATTGTCCGATTTGAACCCAGATGTCCTTGCCTATGTCGAGGGAAAGTTTTCATCCAACTCCAATAATCTAGGTAGTTTGAACTTACACTCTCAAAATCAGCAGTCacatcaacagcaacaacaacaacaacaacagcagcagcagctAAATTGGGACTCAAGACCGCACTCAGCAGGCCCTCTCCAGCAGCCCTACCAACTCTTCTCCCCTGTGGCTGACCCATCATATCTCCACAGGAGAGCTTTGCAGTTGCAGCTGCAAACTGATTCTACACATGGCCATTATGGACACTCTTCCATAGGTCATACCATGAACTTTGACGATTTGACCAATCAAAATGTACTCAAGATGAACGCATTGAATACCATCACCTCCAGAAGCACGTCTGATCTCAAGAAGCCTTCTCCCCCCTTGCATTCTGATGATGCACACGCTCGTGGAAGACTCCATCAACGTCAGCAACAATCTCATGGGGTGTCAGCATCTGTCCCCGCTGCACCAAGACCAGTCTCTGCTGTCAATGTTAATGGAACCCCCATGGCCCAATCATCAACAACGATGGCATCAACTGCCTCTTCAGATGAAGACATTAAGAAAACAGAGTCCCTTCTCAAGTTAGCGTCACTCAACAGCGTGAATCACCCTCAAGCTCCTCCAGCTCCTCCAAAATCTCCCATGCCTCCTGATATTACCACTCTTCAGTTACTCAATAATATTCCAGCTTGGTTAAAAGCGCTCCGTCTACACAAGTATAcagagattttgaaacacCTGTCCTGGAAGGTGATGGTGACTCTCAATGACGAAGATCTTGCCCAGCTAGGCATAGCTACCGTTGGTGCTCGCCGTAAGCTGCTCAAAGCTTTTGCCTTGGTTCGGGAATGTCAGTTATCAGGCGAGATCGCCTAGATCCACACGCTATACATATGTCCGGCACATAGAGTAGACTATTTTTATATAAAGAGACTCAacctttttccttctcaCAACTACTAAACACAATGTTGTCTCGTTTCAGGCCGTTTCATTTCATGTACGTGCGCCTAAATTTACTACTTACTCCTTCCAGATTACTTCCTCGCGACGTTTCCTCATCCTGCTGCGACAAGACGAAGGCTACAGGTTTATTGTCCCTCCccatttcttttcttaTCTATCATGATTTACAACTTGATAACGCTTGACAAAGCAAAACCCTGTGTTTCACCAAAGGTTGTAAAAGAGGGCGGCAATCTCTGCATTAGGgcagatttttcttctttcagTTCCCTGCTCCGTTATCTTACTACTAGGGCATCGTACTCCTACGATGAAGCTTCGGGCCAGATCCGATCTAACACTTCGGAAGACGATTTTCTCCATTCATTTGCCATTCTAATCAATACATTTGACCCTGATGTTGCCAGTGGCAAAAAGTCAACGCATAGTGAAAAGATTTCGTTGGACTCTATAGATCTTAGCCGCCAAGCAGCACTTGTTAAGGCCCACTTCCACCACCTCAGTCCAGTGGTTATACAATATTCTGATCCAGAAGGTGCTGGACCTGCTTGGAAGGCTGCTTGTAGTGAAGCGAAGACGAGAACGGCCGGTATAGACCCTTATCTGAGATCAAGATTAACTCGTGTGCGGTTGTGGACAGAAGTGCATCCAATTTATGAGCCAAGCGAACATCCCAACAAGTCTCTCCCTGAGCTTCCCTCGGAGTTGAATACCATGCAACGATGTAAAGATAATGTTTTCACAGAAACTGTTCCATTAGACGaatatcaactttttgtCGATCTGTTATCGAAGGAAATTCCTTATACAGACTACTTGAAATTGAGAGAATCATCATTCGATTATTCAGAATTAATCCATAAATGGGGTTTTGCTGCGGTGGACCTGACTATTGATGAACTTTTACGCTGCGCATATATCATGATTGATACTTCTATTGATCTCCTTACTGCTTCATACCCACATTTGTCACATTTGATGCCTAAACATCGATTGTGGAGTTTCATTTTCCACCTTAGAGATAACTACCGATTGGGAAACCCCTTCCATAATTTCAGGCATGCTACAGACGTAATGCAGGCCtcttatttttttcttgccaAGCTGAAAGCGTCGACGTCTTTATTCAATACGTTTTCCTCGTTAAATGCATTACTTTTGGTGGTCGCTTCATTGGGCCATGATATCGGTCATCCTGCGGTTACGAATCAGTTTATGAATAAGTACGATGTTCCAGTCGCACAAGCTTTTAACAATCAATCTGTACTGGAAAACTTCCATGTTACTCAGTTCTACCAAATTTTACAAGTGTACTTCCCTGATTTGTTAGGAACAATTGAGAATATTGACTGTGGCAAAGTAATGAAAGAAGCAATTTTGGCCACAGATATGTCATGTCATTTTGAATATTTACAGAAGGCAAAGGATACTAAAGACCCGACTAAGATCTCGTCTTCTCTACTTGTCTGTTTGCTAATCAAGGCTGCTGATATTTCCAACGTTGCACGTCCCCTACCTATCTCAGTCAAGTGGGGCATTTCCCTCAACGACGAGTTTGGCGAGCTAGCGCAGTTGGAGCTTTATTTACAGAAGAAGGCATTTAAAGATTTTAGTGCTAGAGATCCTTTACTGGTTGATCGTTGGAGATCGATTACACCTGAGACTGCTATCGAATGGTTCCCAATGTTAGCAAACTCTCAgttatttttcatcaatacGTTTGGGAGAGACTTTTTCCATACAATTGGTAACATGGCGCCAGAATTGTCATTTCTCCCCGCAACTTTAGATCAAAATGTTACATTTTGGGAGGCTAATAAGTTGCCAACCTCATCAAGCTGAAGAGTAGGAAAGCTCACCGTGTAGTCGCTGCGTCAGACCGAACCCTTCGCGATTAGTTGTCGCCAAGTCATAACAGAGTCACCTCTCACCGAGTCAACAGGAAGCTACCATTTATATATATTCAACACAGACCACTCACAGAACCTCTTATCACCTTTGATCGCACCCACATACACACAAGCGTGCCAATACCATACAACATGTTAGCCCCACTAAGAATAGCTGTGCGCCCAATGCGCCCTGTTGCTGCCGCATTGGGCTCCCGAATTTTGCGTTTCAATTCCACCGTTGCTCAAGCAAACTCTCTTAATCCAAGCGCTGTAcctttcaagttttctgATTCTGTCACTGTTCGTTACACCCGTGAACACGAATGGTTGGCAAGTCATCCCGATGGAACTGCATTTGTGGGAATTACCAAATACGCAGCTGATGCGCTTGGAGATGCTACATTTGTGGAAGTCCCTGAAGTTGGAGATTCTGTCCAAGTCGGTGACTCTATTGGATCCGTCGAGTCAGTCAAATCAGCCAGTGAAATTTACACCCCTGTGGATGGAGAGATCTTGGAAGCCAACGACGAGTTGACCAGCAACCCTGCATTAATTAACAGCGATCCGTTGGGAGAGGGATGGATAGCCAAGCTCAAAGTCACAGATCCTGACCAACTGCTGGACGCTGAACTGTTTGATATCGATGCTTACGTCAAGTTTTTGCAGGAGGAAAGCTAATGGGGAAACGTCAAGTTTTTTACTGTATAATTAATTATCTAACTTATATTAAATTACAGATCTTTAGGATCTTTTTCCCATTCCGTTGGAGTTTTCGTTTTCAGTTGCACAGCATGGACTCCTTTCTCCTTTATTTCTTCGTCTAATAGCGTGTAAACCATTCTGTGTCTTGCTGGCAGCGCTTTTCCTGCGAAGGCATCTGACACTATCGTCAACCTGAAATGTGATTCGGTTACATTGGTAGCACCCCTCAAGCCGGCATGATGAGCGTGTTTGGACGAGTCATTTTTCACTGCCAAATGTACCGGCTGAAAGGCACCAGTAATTTTTGTCTTGATGGCCTGTTCTATCGGCTTACTCATGCTCCTTATCATCAATCTTCAGCTGTGACAGTGATTCTAACTCCGTCTAAGATGATTTCGAATGATTATATAACCATCCTTCACAATAGTAGTGTACTGATTGATAAGAGGCAGAACCCTTCGCCCCAGTGTGACAAATTCCATATTTAGCTCGGCCACTCCTGGAACTATCAAATCGCTGTTTCCTACCGAAGTTATCAGTTACACACAGACACAATCAACTCAGAAAGATGTCTTCTTCAGTCCCATATGACCCATATATCCCTGCACAGGGCTCCGAAGCGGCCGCCCCTAAGACACAGGACATCCAGAATCAGATCGACGCTACAGTCGGCATTATGAAAGacaacatcaacaaagTGGCACAACGAGGCGAACGTTTGGAGTCGATCCAGGACAAAGCTGACAGTCTGGCTGTTAATGCTCAAGGTTTCAGACGAGGTGCTAACAGGGTGCGTAAACAAATGTGGTGGAAAGACATGAAGATGCGTATGTGTATCATCCTGGGAATCGTGATTTTGCTGATTGTTATCATCGTTCCTATTGTTGTTCATTTCACATAATTGTCAGAGTCTGTCTCAATCAAGGATAATGTGTATTATTTCTTGGATATATATAACTGGTTGGCGTTGATGTACGTAGCTTAGTATCTAATGGTGTATGCttcttttgttcttcttttgtaCGTGCTCCTCTATTGGGCTACGAACTCCGGTTGaacttcattttcttcgTTGTCTTGTTTTTGGGCCATGATTTCGTTCATCATAGCCACCTTAGCAACGAGATTGACTATCTCCTTCAACGTTGGCAAGTTCAACCATGCTGGAATATAAGCCTCAACTTTGTAGACAGGTCGCACCCCAACAGATCGGAAAGGATCCTCAAAGTTCCCATCGGAGTTTACTGGCTGGAAAAACTCACCATTGCTACCCGCAGCTTTCACTCTTTCAGCCACTGCGGATAAAACGCCAGGTGCTAGAGGAGTCTCATAATCAGCGACATAGTATTGTGAGATCAACTTTTGTATCTGAGCTGGCTTCAAAGCATAACAAATCTCAAAGATAATTCCAATGTCAGCGACAGTATTCTTTCTCAGTTGCAAAAGTTTGGCAGCATGTACCATGTGAATGAGGTGGGTAAGACTATCCTTTATTCCATGAGTCTTGCACCATTCTTCTAAGCGGGTAATATTGTAATTCACTTGTAGTCCTCTTTTCCAGGacaaaaagtttcttctcatcACCAAATCGTTAAAGCAAATAGCATCAATGTATCTCAGTAATTGTTCCAATACTTCATTGATTACTGGTTGTTCGATGAAGTAGGTTCTCATAGACCAGTACAAtgaattgaagaatgtTAGTATATCTTCCATCTTGTAAGAATCTCCAGAATTGAAAACCTTGGACAAGAAAGGTGATTGATCTGGGGTACTGAACCCTGGAAGAGATTGAGAGACAACCAGGGCAGAAATGGccttcttttgaagctcCTTCtgcatttttttcatccacATATTGTAAATGTTGAACGAGAGCgactcaaaatcttctttgacaacAGCCACCAGCTTTAAATACTCGTTGTATCCATCCTCACCTAAACTGGCTGCGGCCTCcttgttgttgataatgTTTGATTGAGCATATGACACAAATGAATACAGCTCGTGAGTATTAGACAACCAGAAAGCTCCATGAGCGATAACATCCgactccttcaaagaagaaacaataTTTTGGATGGCAGCTAACACTTGTCCCAAAAACTGTTCACTTTCTGAGGTTAATCCCAACCTCCACATATCACTGATAATAATAATGATAGCGCGGGCAGGGAAAAGAATgtcttttctcttcaagTCCGCAGCAACAGAAAAACCTGGAATTTTGAGTCCTTTCAGCAAACCCTCAATGATTTCCTTGTGTA
It encodes the following:
- a CDS encoding Rho GTPase activating protein — translated: MEIDKVNGLKSWFTKEQRRTFPLFRSKRRASATPPATGTSISHPLLLTDANDSIPKLRPLALSAQNSAALHSPIDEDYALESELENQQFAEVKLELSGDETLNLRIPEILHNACEFIKNNEPVEGIFRVSGSLKKVKEIEESLSSEQKLAFEGLDLDSFDAATIMKRFITRLSLPLVSTNLQQRLQLIELGDWEGYAETLESLNKFQLHLLLYLLEFFNSLLQPDVAAVTKMDGKNIARIFQVVLFKSDHYSSSEDLMVNFESNELVLLSLIENVEQLKEYFSKKDTAQKEQNMLTLPGTALPSRLPLPVKSQEITTKQAKRPSRLSRMLSTSATDSGYCIDSEPSLSSSMGTTSSNPISDSPSSISTSIFSTATSATYDSESVAMAPSSIFSPSDRSPIPLNTPPRRKLSFAQFRLPSK
- a CDS encoding Small nuclear ribonucleoprotein G, with amino-acid sequence MVISTPELKKYLHHRISVKINAGRQIEGLLTGYDVFLNLTLDDCVQVNPSNRAEDTPVGSCVLRGNSVISIEALEAL
- a CDS encoding Ino eighty subunit 1 — its product is MSFDPVYDSIKSNDQHRDSMKIDRLLDDEPVTDSGGLNGASELATHNVSANSEGKYASASSTLPTALPLRDPVDPLTHSEIAEAPASNAAGKVKALHRQQLATTKAKNLKKADGEPLLRKDIRFEFLMHLFINNHRIFTNDENLKLPSFFHRYKDPESGDIIEHDGRSLNFFELYLATLLKSDRLSKTLRQRIDEDINYALCVVCVCFLVNFGRFNTTINFDYEMRSQLRTYHSIPPLQVTKLTQYLGEYYVLDPIKTEQKPNEAEIVSTPNSLDFHSFSPEPDSQNRDTESPQSCVNLPDTPRLKSILKSINDTASFQPMTLEELFTGIISRVQEREGITPSETAIHNGLNVITLIFSLSSMEIQIGKLFLKGDNTEPSLFQEVFASDDISPEVKVKRFLWILIIFMESDLSFKSIRKLPFTQHEILNLKDDGSEDYYVQLSSGAKFYDLSQLYSSTLENADYRAEVYAIISSLIPPVEAPADGERNEIDADTPLEVSFGEYMRNKRKVFLQNPTDKIQERKKRKTEFKEKRKEPERRTQKRKTEKSFEEGTESAEEFPSESPASSPVKTEPKTRTDISDILNSDTDDLKNNPPKPVAKRANGKQKPSTRHKGPTEASTKITLLVDSKPTPKSGKTQTKSRQSRNKIGSGDAEEGKLLSNFIKELILYKSNAIRQLRLSDSEVAKKYLFNDDESLKVLDHLLLLTGNGDHESSKNSQETHSLVTEDSLQDVLPNDFSEYQDYGEFNRSYNGILNFVNDRLSKIYN
- a CDS encoding Synaptobrevin homolog YKT6, with the protein product MKLYYLGVIKTNSEKAVELSHAKDLSQFSFFEKNGVSQFMTFFAETVAKRTPAGQRQSVEEGNYIGHVYSRSEGIACVLITDKEYPVRPAYTLLNKVADEYLAVHPPSQWESVTVTTPSLAYPELEQYLRTYQDPSQADSLSRVQKELDETKIVLHKTIESVLQRGEKLDSLVDKSEALSSSSRMFYKQAKKTNSCCLIM
- a CDS encoding Protein VTS1; its protein translation is MCQKESKLRFTEDEWADNNASAEIQHPSATSVPASSSSLLLSPDVQSQANIGASLGSGIPFVEPRDGIGLPSPLLASSGSVFLDTPPQRPISSVGLATSRLHDHGFGGLAGFDRFGGTPTGNVAGATTTNSGFSGDLLGFNSWIKSLNSNEQIVAVDLLLSDLNPDVLAYVEGKFSSNSNNLGSLNLHSQNQQSHQQQQQQQQQQQQLNWDSRPHSAGPLQQPYQLFSPVADPSYLHRRALQLQLQTDSTHGHYGHSSIGHTMNFDDLTNQNVLKMNALNTITSRSTSDLKKPSPPLHSDDAHARGRLHQRQQQSHGVSASVPAAPRPVSAVNVNGTPMAQSSTTMASTASSDEDIKKTESLLKLASLNSVNHPQAPPAPPKSPMPPDITTLQLLNNIPAWLKALRLHKYTEILKHLSWKVMVTLNDEDLAQLGIATVGARRKLLKAFALVRECQLSGEIA
- a CDS encoding cyclic AMP phosphodiesterase; this encodes MIYNLITLDKAKPCVSPKVVKEGGNLCIRADFSSFSSLLRYLTTRASYSYDEASGQIRSNTSEDDFLHSFAILINTFDPDVASGKKSTHSEKISLDSIDLSRQAALVKAHFHHLSPVVIQYSDPEGAGPAWKAACSEAKTRTAGIDPYLRSRLTRVRLWTEVHPIYEPSEHPNKSLPELPSELNTMQRCKDNVFTETVPLDEYQLFVDLLSKEIPYTDYLKLRESSFDYSELIHKWGFAAVDLTIDELLRCAYIMIDTSIDLLTASYPHLSHLMPKHRLWSFIFHLRDNYRLGNPFHNFRHATDVMQASYFFLAKLKASTSLFNTFSSLNALLLVVASLGHDIGHPAVTNQFMNKYDVPVAQAFNNQSVLENFHVTQFYQILQVYFPDLLGTIENIDCGKVMKEAILATDMSCHFEYLQKAKDTKDPTKISSSLLVCLLIKAADISNVARPLPISVKWGISLNDEFGELAQLELYLQKKAFKDFSARDPLLVDRWRSITPETAIEWFPMLANSQLFFINTFGRDFFHTIGNMAPELSFLPATLDQNVTFWEANKLPTSSS
- a CDS encoding H subunit of the mitochondrial glycine decarboxylase complex — its product is MLAPLRIAVRPMRPVAAALGSRILRFNSTVAQANSLNPSAVPFKFSDSVTVRYTREHEWLASHPDGTAFVGITKYAADALGDATFVEVPEVGDSVQVGDSIGSVESVKSASEIYTPVDGEILEANDELTSNPALINSDPLGEGWIAKLKVTDPDQLLDAELFDIDAYVKFLQEES
- a CDS encoding Synaptobrevin homolog 2, whose amino-acid sequence is MSSSVPYDPYIPAQGSEAAAPKTQDIQNQIDATVGIMKDNINKVAQRGERLESIQDKADSLAVNAQGFRRGANRVRKQMWWKDMKMRMCIILGIVILLIVIIVPIVVHFT